Proteins from a single region of Bactrocera neohumeralis isolate Rockhampton unplaced genomic scaffold, APGP_CSIRO_Bneo_wtdbg2-racon-allhic-juicebox.fasta_v2 cluster10, whole genome shotgun sequence:
- the LOC126765144 gene encoding uncharacterized protein LOC126765144 produces MWQEMKRRFDNPRLLLESHVRRILNLPNQPTESQKGLLRLVDTVQNVMRALSVMGLPVNHWDALLVPLLLPKLPKITRYEWGMSLQTNNIPMSQDFLTFIEKRANNLPQGATNSTSTLHQRPTRPVKANVATVNSSQPLHSVKGVTVFCQLCANGHRIHKCQRFVNLSIPERWDTVKRLSLCFNCLGSDHGSRDCTSRDCLKCHHRHHTMLCKSNVANNSPATEEDTNTHIIDRNISVDTPSTQVPQVYPRQQSLLRKVRSFLINGDRTILLATAKVILTDHNGGQFAYRALCDLGSQVSLITDATTKRMCLRRRPGEIRIEGVGSSAAVYSKGHITVQMQAAFDNNINFKLEAYVVPTITSVTPDTHIDAEAWSHLKDLPLADPTFATPSPVDLLVGADVLTGLFQEGFIQGSPEQLCALNTRLGWVVFGPVTSSAHSTLHTSLTAKCVNEQRLDTLLRSFWELEEPIPSSEIHVDDCETIFNDTVTRTTDGRYQVQILFRPDAPAIGESHQSAVRQFLQLERRLMNDPCLREQYITFMREYIALDHMEVSKQAFTNKGNGYFIPHHAVTTKFRVVFNVSAKISNGTSLNDTQFSGPQLHANIVDILHRFRKCKVAITADIQKMFRQILVDRRHRKWQQILWRELPNEPLQVYELKTVTYGMACSPFNAIRALRQCANDNYEVIYDPSRAAAARHSILNNFYVDDFLDSVDSDELSITRAQDVATILKQGQLILGKWNSNFTHVLSAITGTTLSAFELELNNSTTKVLGLYWDPVSDELFFKVGLVDDTSMHTKRKVLSDVAKLYDPTGVLAPVVVVAKLFIQDLWKAGLPWDAELPPELLSS; encoded by the coding sequence ATGTGGCAGGAGATGAAACGGCGGTTTGATAATCCACGTTTGTTACTGGAATCTCACGTGCGGCGTATACTGAATTTGCCCAACCAACCCACCGAATCCCAGAAGGGCTTGCTTCGACTAGTTGACACCGTCCAAAATGTGATGCGAGCTTTAAGCGTTATGGGTCTTCCGGTAAATCATTGGGACGCCCTCTTGGTGCCACTTTTGCTACCTAAATTGCCCAAAATCACCAGGTATGAGTGGGGGATGAGCCTTCAGACGAACAACATACCAATGTCTCAggattttttgacatttattgagAAGCGTGCCAACAATTTGCCTCAAGGAGCTACGAACAGTACATCAACTCTTCATCAGAGACCAACCCGTCCCGTTAAGGCTAACGTTGCAACGGTAAACTCATCTCAGCCGTTACATTCAGTGAAAGGGGTTACGGTTTTTTGCCAACTTTGCGCTAACGGACACCGAATACACAAGTGTCAACGGTTCGTTAATCTTTCCATACCGGAACGGTGGGATACAGTTAAGCGGCTTTCATTATGTTTTAACTGCCTTGGAAGTGATCATGGATCTCGTGATTGTACATCGCGGGATTGCTTAAAGTGTCATCATCGTCATCATACGATGCTCTGTAAAAGCAACGTTGCGAATAATTCACCGGCTACGGAGGAAGACACCAACACTCACATAATCGATCGGAATATATCCGTGGACACACCTTCAACACAGGTGCCACAGGTATACCCACGACAGCAGTCACTTTTGAGGAAGGTCCGGTCATTTCTCATTAATGGAGACCGGACCATTTTACTAGCGACTGCGAAGGTCATCCTGACTGATCACAATGGAGGACAATTCGCGTATCGTGCTCTCTGCGACCTGGGCTCTCAGGTGAGTCTGATTACCGATGCTACTACAAAACGTATGTGTCTTCGTAGACGTCCAGGGGAGATACGAATTGAAGGAGTTGGTTCTAGCGCTGCAGTCTACAGTAAGGGTCATATAACAGTACAGATGCAGGCTGCCTTTGACAACAACATTAACTTCAAACTCGAGGCTTATGTCGTCCCGACAATAACCTCAGTAACGCCAGATACGCATATAGACGCAGAAGCTTGGAGCCATTTAAAAGATTTACCACTAGCTGACCCAACGTTTGCCACTCCAAGTCCGGTGGATCTGCTAGTTGGTGCTGACGTACTAACGGGTCTCTTTCAGGAGGGTTTCATCCAGGGTTCTCCAGAGCAACTTTGCGCTTTAAACACTCGTCTTGGTTGGGTAGTATTTGGACCAGTCACAAGTTCTGCTCACTCCACTTTACACACATCTCTTACTGCGAAATGCGTCAACGAACAACGACTAGACACGTTACTTAGAAGCTTCTGGGAACTCGAAGAGCCCATACCATCATCCGAAATACACGTGGATGACTGTGAGACGATCTTCAACGACACAGTTACCCGTACCACAGACGGCAGGTACCAGGTGCAAATTCTATTTCGACCAGATGCTCCTGCTATTGGAGAATCTCATCAATCGGCAGTCCGCCAGTTTCTACAACTCGAGCGGCGGTTGATGAACGATCCCTGTCTTCGTGAGCAGTACATTACATTTATGCGCGAATACATTGCTCTCGATCACATGGAGGTTAGCAAGCAAGCTTTCACCAATAAAGGAAATGGTTACTTCATACCTCATCATGCGGTAACCACAAAATTTCGCGTAGTTTTCAACGTTTCCGCGAAGATATCGAATGGGACATCCTTAAACGATACTCAGTTTTCTGGACCACAACTACATGCCAATATTGTCGACATCCTTCACCGTTTTCGCAAATGCAAGGTAGCCATCACTGCAGACATACAGAAGATGTTTCGACAAATCCTGGTAGACAGACGACATCGTAAATGGCAACAAATACTTTGGCGTGAATTGCCAAATGAACCTCTTCAAGTGTACGAATTGAAGACGGTAACTTATGGAATGGCTTGTAGTCCATTCAACGCAATACGCGCACTGCGTCAATGTGCGAATGACAATTATGAAGTCATCTATGACCCAAGCCGGGCTGCCGCAGCGCGTCATAGCATACTTAATAATTTCTACGTTGATGACTTTTTGGATAGCGTCGACAGTGATGAACTTTCTATTACCCGTGCTCAAGATGTAGCGACTATTTTGAAACAAGGACAATTAATATTGGGAAAGTGGAATTCCAATTTTACACACGTATTATCTGCGATAACCGGTACAACACTTTCTGCATTCGAACTAGAGTTGAACAACTCAACAACAAAGGTATTGGGTCTTTACTGGGATCCAGTTAGCGACGAGCTCTTCTTCAAGGTAGGCTTAGTTGACGACACTTCAATGCATACCAAGCGAAAGGTTTTGAGTGACGTGGCGAAATTATATGATCCAACTGGGGTATTGGCACCCGTGGTCGTGGTGGCCAAACTATTCATACAGGACTTATGGAAGGCTGGTCTCCCATGGGACGCTGAACTTCCTCCAGAACTACTCAGTTCATGA